The proteins below are encoded in one region of Peptoniphilus sp. GNH:
- the recF gene encoding DNA replication/repair protein RecF → MKILSLRLVDFRSYRSYILKPSEHKNIILGENGRGKTNLLEAIGMCINGKSFRNSKDKDLINFQAEAMCIEAKADIAGLIYDIKILMTKEVKTIYINEKVIKSLRELAQIGSKVVFTPDDIFMIKGSPQDRRNFLDSCLENLTYIYEFNNKNYKKVLAQRNKLLKMRNTKDFDSLINIYDRQLVKYGSYLIRSRKRYIDRLLQVSALNFKKIFSQDAKFHISYKSCLEYMEDEREMQKEFLKLLKDNLERDRYFGNTGIGPHREDLEFYFNQKDLKDFGSQGQVRSAVLALKISECQLVKELRGINPILLLDDVFSELDEKRRKDLFSNLGDLQSFITTTDFDIYEEDANIIRI, encoded by the coding sequence ATGAAAATTTTAAGCCTACGGCTTGTAGATTTTAGGTCGTACAGGTCATATATTTTAAAGCCAAGCGAACACAAAAATATAATTTTAGGAGAAAATGGCAGGGGTAAGACCAACCTCCTAGAAGCCATAGGCATGTGTATAAATGGCAAAAGTTTTAGAAATTCAAAAGACAAGGACCTCATAAATTTTCAAGCAGAGGCCATGTGTATAGAGGCCAAGGCTGATATAGCAGGTCTTATATATGACATTAAAATTTTAATGACAAAAGAAGTAAAGACCATCTATATAAATGAAAAAGTAATCAAATCCTTGAGAGAACTTGCTCAAATAGGAAGCAAGGTGGTTTTCACTCCGGATGACATATTCATGATAAAAGGCTCGCCCCAAGACAGGAGAAACTTCCTAGACTCCTGTTTGGAAAACTTGACCTACATCTATGAATTTAACAACAAAAATTACAAAAAAGTCCTTGCTCAGAGAAATAAACTCTTAAAAATGAGAAATACCAAGGATTTTGACAGCTTAATAAACATATATGATAGACAGTTGGTAAAATACGGAAGCTACCTAATAAGAAGTAGAAAAAGATATATAGACAGACTCTTGCAAGTTTCAGCCTTAAATTTCAAAAAAATATTTTCGCAAGATGCAAAATTTCATATATCCTACAAATCTTGTCTTGAATATATGGAAGATGAAAGAGAAATGCAAAAAGAATTTTTAAAACTTTTGAAAGATAACTTAGAAAGAGATAGATATTTTGGAAACACCGGCATCGGACCTCATAGAGAAGATTTAGAATTTTATTTTAATCAAAAAGATTTAAAAGACTTCGGATCTCAAGGTCAGGTGCGATCAGCAGTTTTGGCACTAAAAATTTCAGAGTGTCAGCTGGTAAAAGAACTAAGAGGAATAAATCCGATTCTCCTCTTAGACGATGTTTTTTCAGAATTGGATGAAAAAAGAAGAAAAGATTTATTTTCAAACTTGGGAGATCTTCAATCATTTATTACAACAACTGATTTTGACATATATGAAGAAGATGCTAACATAATCAGAATTTAG
- the dnaA gene encoding chromosomal replication initiator protein DnaA codes for MEMDGLFSKIMKIIEKNSMNPATYHTWFSKLKYKSIDYDKNIFAMTVPTAFISTYLNNTPKHFKLIKDSVREVTGVDFEIKISTDDQEDFDIKDSLHIKKEDIFRNFSRLNEKYTFDTFVVGKSNEFARAISLQVAENYDDPSRVQANPLFIYGGVGLGKTHLMQAIGHFYLEQDPNKKVLYVTSEQFTNELINSIQKGTNEKFRQKYRSVDLLLIDDIQFIADKDTTQEEFFNTFNELHSRNKQIVLTSDKPPKEIKKLEERLISRFAWGIVVDIGPPDLETRIAILRNKADSEGFEVDAEIINLIAENVRSNIRELEGALSSIIAYSKLVNGNISTDIAKIVLKDLIDSKKKKVINSDYIKQVVAKEFQISVQDLNSKKRTANIAFPRQIAMYITRELTELSLPRIGEEFGGRDHSTVIHAIDKISKNMEESTEFKVKIKQILAKIKS; via the coding sequence ATGGAAATGGACGGGCTATTTTCTAAAATAATGAAAATAATAGAAAAAAATTCCATGAACCCGGCGACTTATCACACCTGGTTTTCTAAATTAAAATACAAGTCCATAGATTATGATAAAAATATTTTTGCAATGACTGTTCCCACAGCTTTTATTTCAACTTATTTAAACAACACTCCCAAGCATTTCAAACTCATAAAAGATTCTGTTAGGGAAGTCACAGGTGTAGATTTTGAGATAAAAATTTCAACAGATGATCAAGAAGATTTTGACATCAAAGATTCTCTACATATAAAAAAGGAAGATATTTTTAGAAATTTTTCAAGGCTCAACGAAAAATACACCTTCGATACATTCGTAGTTGGAAAATCAAACGAATTTGCCAGGGCAATCTCCCTTCAAGTAGCTGAAAATTATGACGACCCTTCTAGAGTGCAGGCCAACCCTCTTTTTATATATGGTGGAGTTGGACTTGGTAAAACTCACCTTATGCAGGCCATAGGTCATTTTTATTTGGAACAAGACCCGAACAAAAAAGTTCTCTATGTCACAAGTGAGCAGTTTACAAACGAACTCATAAATTCAATTCAAAAGGGAACTAATGAAAAATTTCGACAAAAATACCGATCTGTCGACCTTCTTCTAATAGATGATATCCAATTTATAGCTGACAAAGACACCACTCAGGAGGAGTTTTTTAATACCTTTAACGAACTTCACTCCAGAAATAAACAGATAGTCTTGACATCTGATAAGCCTCCCAAGGAAATCAAAAAACTAGAAGAAAGACTTATTTCAAGATTTGCCTGGGGCATTGTTGTGGATATAGGCCCGCCAGATTTGGAAACTAGAATAGCCATTTTGAGAAATAAGGCCGATTCAGAAGGCTTTGAAGTGGATGCAGAAATCATAAATTTAATAGCTGAAAATGTCAGAAGCAACATCAGAGAGCTAGAGGGAGCTCTTTCTAGTATCATAGCCTATTCCAAGCTTGTAAATGGAAATATCTCAACAGATATAGCCAAGATAGTATTAAAAGATTTGATAGATTCCAAAAAGAAAAAAGTCATAAATTCGGACTATATAAAGCAAGTTGTAGCAAAAGAATTTCAAATCTCGGTTCAAGATCTAAACTCCAAAAAGAGGACAGCAAACATAGCCTTCCCGAGGCAAATTGCCATGTATATAACAAGAGAACTAACTGAACTATCTCTTCCTAGAATAGGAGAGGAGTTTGGAGGAAGAGATCACTCAACTGTAATTCACGCCATAGATAAGATAAGTAAAAATATGGAAGAATCTACGGAATTTAAAGTAAAAATAAAGCAGATTTTGGCAAAAATAAAATCCTAA
- the gyrA gene encoding DNA gyrase subunit A, with amino-acid sequence METENRETGIIDASIEDKMRTSYLDYSMSVIVSRALPDVRDGLKPVHRRIIYGMQTLGITPDKGYRKSASLVGEIMGKFHPHGDSSIYDAAVRLAQDFNTRYLLADGQGNFGTVDGDPPAAMRYTEIRMSPLALEMLKDINKDTVDFVPNFDEREVEPTVLPSRFPNLLVNGSAGIAVGMATNMAPHNLKEVIDACVLYIKDKSISVEELMKTIKGPDFPTGALILGKNGIERAYKTGRGKIQVRARAEIEEYKNKQRILVTEIPYQVNKANLIMKIAELVKDKKLEGISAIRDESSRKGMKIVIEIKRDANANVVLNNLYKNTQMQITFGIINLALVDGVPKVLNLKELIKYYIKHQEEIVTRRTRFDLKKAEARAHIIEGLKIALDNIDRIIKIVRSSKTDEEALNKFTEEFGLSKEQGQAILSMQIRRLTGLERDKLEAEYEDLIKKIQKFKAILENKNLLDQVVIEELEEIKEKYKDLRRTVIVPDEGEINIEDLIPEEDVVVTMTQFGYIKRMPEGTYKPQKRGGTGVSALTTREEDFVKDLYITSTHDNILFFTSLGRVFCKKAYEIPEGSRQARGTAIVNLLELQKKEEVTEVVPISKNHKDKYLFMVTKEGYIKKTDLDEYKNIRKSGIIGINLREGDNLVGVRPTSGEDEIILVTKKGKAINFSEKDTRPLGRNSIGVIGIKLEKDDQVVGFDINFKDKYLLVISEKGYGKMTKTEEYKIQNRGGKGLITYNVKEKTGPLMSAKVVDKEDELMMITEKGVIIRIEAADISIQGRATSGVKLMNLKDSEIVAVAKYIGEN; translated from the coding sequence ATGGAAACAGAAAATAGAGAAACAGGAATAATAGACGCATCCATAGAAGACAAAATGCGTACATCCTACTTAGACTACTCCATGAGTGTCATAGTATCACGTGCCCTTCCGGATGTCAGAGACGGTTTAAAACCAGTCCACAGAAGAATAATTTATGGAATGCAAACCCTTGGCATCACACCAGACAAGGGATATAGAAAATCCGCAAGTCTTGTCGGAGAAATCATGGGTAAATTTCACCCCCATGGCGACTCCTCAATCTATGATGCAGCCGTAAGACTAGCTCAAGACTTCAACACTCGCTATCTCTTAGCAGACGGTCAAGGTAACTTTGGTACAGTAGACGGAGACCCGCCAGCAGCCATGAGGTATACAGAAATTAGAATGTCACCCTTGGCACTTGAAATGCTAAAAGATATAAACAAGGACACAGTAGATTTTGTTCCAAACTTTGATGAAAGAGAAGTAGAACCGACAGTCCTTCCATCAAGATTTCCAAATCTTTTGGTAAATGGTTCAGCTGGTATAGCTGTCGGCATGGCTACAAATATGGCTCCTCACAATCTAAAAGAAGTCATAGATGCCTGCGTGCTTTATATAAAAGACAAGTCCATATCAGTTGAAGAACTCATGAAAACTATTAAGGGACCAGACTTTCCAACAGGAGCCTTGATTCTTGGAAAAAATGGAATAGAAAGAGCCTATAAGACGGGCAGAGGCAAAATCCAAGTAAGAGCCAGAGCCGAAATAGAAGAATACAAAAATAAGCAGAGGATTCTCGTAACAGAAATCCCCTATCAAGTCAACAAGGCCAATCTAATCATGAAGATTGCAGAACTTGTAAAAGATAAAAAACTAGAAGGAATAAGTGCCATAAGAGACGAATCCTCCAGAAAAGGCATGAAGATTGTAATTGAGATAAAAAGAGATGCCAACGCCAACGTGGTACTTAACAATCTCTACAAAAACACCCAAATGCAAATCACCTTTGGCATTATAAATCTGGCCTTAGTAGACGGAGTTCCCAAAGTTTTAAACCTAAAAGAACTCATAAAATACTATATAAAGCACCAAGAAGAAATAGTAACAAGAAGAACCCGCTTTGATTTAAAAAAGGCTGAAGCTAGAGCCCACATCATAGAAGGCTTAAAAATTGCCCTTGATAACATAGACAGAATAATAAAAATAGTAAGATCATCCAAGACAGATGAAGAAGCCTTAAATAAATTTACAGAAGAATTTGGACTTTCCAAAGAACAAGGTCAAGCAATATTAAGTATGCAAATAAGAAGACTAACAGGTTTGGAAAGAGACAAGTTAGAAGCTGAATACGAAGATCTCATAAAAAAGATTCAAAAATTCAAGGCCATCTTGGAAAACAAAAATCTCCTAGACCAAGTAGTCATAGAAGAATTAGAAGAAATCAAAGAAAAATATAAGGATCTGAGAAGGACAGTAATAGTTCCAGATGAAGGCGAAATAAATATAGAAGACCTCATCCCAGAAGAAGATGTAGTAGTCACCATGACTCAATTTGGCTATATAAAAAGAATGCCAGAAGGCACCTACAAACCTCAAAAAAGAGGGGGAACGGGAGTCTCAGCCCTCACAACTAGAGAAGAAGACTTCGTAAAAGATCTCTATATAACATCAACCCATGACAACATCCTCTTCTTCACATCTTTAGGCAGAGTCTTTTGCAAAAAAGCCTATGAAATACCCGAAGGCTCAAGACAGGCTAGGGGAACAGCCATAGTAAATCTTTTGGAATTGCAAAAGAAAGAAGAAGTGACAGAAGTCGTGCCAATAAGCAAAAATCACAAGGACAAGTATCTATTTATGGTGACCAAAGAAGGTTACATCAAAAAGACGGACCTTGATGAATACAAAAACATTCGTAAATCGGGAATTATAGGCATCAACCTAAGAGAAGGCGACAACCTAGTCGGAGTAAGGCCCACATCAGGAGAAGACGAAATAATCCTTGTAACTAAAAAAGGTAAAGCCATCAATTTCTCAGAAAAAGACACAAGACCCCTCGGTAGAAATTCCATAGGAGTCATAGGCATAAAACTAGAAAAAGACGACCAAGTTGTAGGCTTTGATATCAATTTCAAAGACAAGTACCTGCTTGTAATATCTGAAAAAGGTTATGGAAAGATGACAAAAACAGAAGAATACAAGATTCAAAATAGAGGAGGAAAGGGACTTATAACCTACAACGTCAAAGAAAAGACAGGTCCTCTAATGAGTGCAAAAGTAGTAGATAAGGAAGACGAGCTAATGATGATTACAGAAAAAGGAGTCATAATCAGAATAGAAGCCGCAGACATCTCCATCCAAGGCAGGGCAACAAGTGGAGTAAAACTCATGAACTTAAAAGATTCTGAAATTGTAGCCGTAGCAAAATATATTGGAGAAAACTAG
- the dnaN gene encoding DNA polymerase III subunit beta: MNFKINKISLNQAISTVQKAISTRTTDPLLEGIYVRVKDNTITLFATDNIISIVTKIECKSTEDGEFVVASKLFGDIIRKLPDALIDITVDKNMMNIKCEKSKFNISIHSASGFPEIPSISGSQSFTMDCQELKTAIRQTSFAVSQDEIRKTFTGVLMHIKKDHINFVALDGFRLALKRVDLQVDLEEKSIIPARSLTELSKILPEEGEVKIITSLNAISFESESTCLYSTLLAGEFFSYDELIRKDHDLVAKVIRRELINSLERASLLAKEERANLVRVEIKDQILNISSNSEIGDVKEDIFCQMEGREIQIAFNSKYLLDGLKIMEDEEVRLNFIDSVNPLIIKGVDDESYLYLVLPVRLAG; this comes from the coding sequence ATGAATTTCAAAATAAATAAAATTTCCTTAAATCAAGCTATATCAACAGTACAAAAAGCAATCTCGACTAGGACAACAGATCCTCTACTAGAAGGCATCTATGTAAGAGTAAAAGACAATACCATAACTCTTTTCGCAACTGACAACATAATAAGTATAGTTACAAAAATAGAATGCAAGTCCACAGAAGATGGGGAATTTGTTGTAGCATCCAAACTTTTCGGAGACATCATAAGAAAGCTACCAGACGCCTTAATAGACATCACTGTTGACAAAAATATGATGAATATAAAATGCGAAAAGTCAAAATTCAACATAAGCATTCACTCAGCATCAGGTTTTCCTGAAATACCTTCCATAAGCGGAAGTCAAAGTTTCACAATGGATTGCCAAGAACTAAAGACAGCCATAAGGCAGACAAGTTTTGCGGTTTCACAAGATGAAATAAGAAAGACCTTCACCGGTGTTCTTATGCACATAAAAAAAGACCATATAAATTTTGTAGCCCTAGATGGTTTTAGATTGGCCCTAAAAAGGGTTGACTTACAAGTGGATTTAGAAGAAAAATCAATCATACCGGCAAGATCGCTTACAGAGCTTTCAAAAATCTTGCCGGAAGAAGGAGAAGTAAAAATCATAACAAGTCTAAATGCAATTTCCTTTGAAAGTGAGTCTACTTGCCTTTATTCGACCTTACTAGCAGGTGAATTCTTTTCTTATGATGAGCTAATAAGAAAAGACCATGATTTAGTCGCCAAGGTCATAAGAAGAGAACTCATAAATTCATTAGAAAGAGCGTCTTTACTTGCAAAAGAAGAAAGAGCCAATCTTGTGAGAGTTGAAATAAAAGACCAAATACTAAATATATCTTCCAATTCAGAAATAGGAGATGTAAAAGAAGATATTTTCTGTCAAATGGAAGGCAGGGAAATACAAATAGCCTTCAACTCCAAATACCTTCTAGACGGATTAAAAATAATGGAAGACGAAGAAGTAAGGCTAAACTTCATAGATTCAGTAAATCCTCTTATCATAAAAGGAGTAGATGATGAGTCCTACCTCTACTTAGTATTACCAGTGAGGTTGGCAGGATGA
- a CDS encoding STAS domain-containing protein — MDFRLKFESREKLYVYPIGELDINSTDIFKTEIINKYKEDPKNIVIVGDEFEYVDSTGLGAMIYLLKEIKDKNNTISLENLKPNIEKLFKITKLDEVFEIRSGSDD; from the coding sequence ATGGATTTCAGATTAAAATTTGAATCAAGAGAAAAGCTCTATGTCTATCCCATAGGAGAACTTGACATAAACTCCACAGATATATTCAAGACAGAAATAATAAACAAGTACAAGGAAGATCCTAAAAACATAGTTATAGTTGGCGATGAATTTGAATATGTAGATTCCACAGGTTTGGGAGCCATGATCTATCTTTTAAAAGAAATAAAAGACAAAAACAACACAATATCCTTAGAAAACCTAAAACCCAACATAGAAAAACTCTTCAAAATAACCAAACTCGATGAAGTTTTTGAAATAAGGAGCGGGTCAGATGATTGA
- a CDS encoding RNA-binding S4 domain-containing protein has translation MIEFKLETEYIKLQDLLKVLNLVYSGGEAKQLILEGLVKVNGEICTMRGKKLRPKDKVLFENQEILIK, from the coding sequence ATGATCGAATTTAAGCTGGAAACAGAATATATAAAGCTCCAAGACCTCTTAAAAGTCTTAAATCTAGTTTACTCTGGTGGAGAAGCAAAACAATTAATCTTAGAAGGGCTAGTCAAGGTAAATGGAGAAATCTGTACCATGAGAGGTAAAAAACTAAGACCCAAAGACAAGGTTCTTTTTGAAAATCAAGAAATACTAATAAAATAG
- the yidD gene encoding membrane protein insertion efficiency factor YidD, giving the protein MMDLPKNFMLILIKFYQKIISPYIFPGAHCRFRPTCSQYGKEAYEKYGFFKGSYLLIRRILRCHPFSKGGYDPLP; this is encoded by the coding sequence ATGATGGATTTGCCTAAAAATTTCATGTTGATTTTAATAAAATTTTATCAAAAAATTATTTCACCTTATATTTTTCCAGGAGCTCATTGTCGATTTAGACCGACTTGTAGCCAGTATGGTAAAGAGGCTTACGAAAAATACGGATTTTTTAAGGGAAGCTATCTCTTGATAAGAAGAATTTTAAGATGTCATCCATTTTCTAAGGGAGGATATGATCCCTTACCATAG
- the gyrB gene encoding DNA topoisomerase (ATP-hydrolyzing) subunit B encodes MVKSKTSRHYDADDIRVLTGLEPVRTRPGMYIGSTGPRGLHHMVYEVVDNSIDEALAGICDKITIRLEKDGAASVEDNGSGIPTKTHPQTGKSTLETVLTVLHAGGKFDNNAYKVSGGLHGVGVSVVNALSNKLIAIVKREGKVFKQEFSKGNPTSELQIIGTAEEGETGTKIIFYPDPEIFKETVEFDYDILAKRFREMAFLNKGIRIEFIDDRNDKKDTYHYEGGIKSFVEFINKKKVPIHNKIIYMDELKEGVAVEAAFQYTDSYSETILTFANNINTEEGGTHMSGFRTALTRTINDYGRKYNIIKEKEENLSGEDVREGLSGVISVKLPNPQFEGQTKTKLGNSEIRGIVDSIISDKLINFLEESPKDAKQILDKALQARRAREAARKARDLTRKKSVLDTMALPGKLWDCHLSDIGQNEIFLVEGDSAGGTAKTGRDSEIQAILPLRGKIMNVEKARLDKILNSEEIKNMITAFGTGIGDDFSLEGLRYGKIIIMTDADVDGAHIMTLLLTFFFRYMRPLIEEGHVYVAKSPLFGIKRGEKVIRYCYSEEELDSAMKELGREKNYKISRYKGLGEMNADQLWETTMNPDSRILIKVQIEDLVEADEVFSTLMGSEVDPRREFIQENAIYATNIDA; translated from the coding sequence ATGGTAAAATCAAAAACTAGTAGACATTATGATGCAGACGACATAAGAGTCTTAACAGGGCTAGAGCCGGTAAGGACAAGACCTGGTATGTATATAGGTTCGACAGGACCTAGAGGTCTTCACCACATGGTTTATGAAGTAGTTGACAACTCAATTGACGAGGCCCTTGCGGGAATTTGCGACAAAATAACAATAAGATTGGAAAAAGATGGGGCAGCCTCAGTAGAAGACAACGGATCGGGAATACCTACAAAGACCCATCCACAAACTGGAAAATCAACACTTGAAACAGTCCTCACAGTGCTTCATGCAGGTGGAAAGTTTGACAATAACGCCTATAAGGTTTCTGGAGGTCTACACGGAGTAGGGGTATCCGTAGTAAATGCCTTATCAAACAAACTCATAGCCATCGTAAAAAGAGAAGGAAAAGTATTCAAGCAAGAATTTTCAAAGGGAAATCCTACAAGTGAATTGCAAATCATAGGAACAGCGGAAGAAGGAGAAACTGGAACCAAGATAATATTTTATCCAGATCCAGAAATATTCAAAGAAACTGTCGAATTTGACTATGATATCCTAGCCAAGAGATTTAGAGAAATGGCATTTCTAAATAAGGGAATCAGAATTGAATTTATAGACGATAGAAATGACAAAAAAGACACCTACCACTATGAAGGTGGGATTAAAAGTTTTGTAGAATTTATAAACAAGAAAAAAGTACCTATCCACAATAAAATAATATATATGGATGAATTAAAAGAAGGAGTCGCAGTAGAAGCTGCCTTCCAATACACAGATTCCTATTCTGAAACAATTTTGACCTTTGCCAACAACATCAACACAGAAGAAGGCGGAACCCATATGTCCGGCTTTAGAACAGCCCTAACAAGGACTATAAATGACTATGGAAGAAAGTACAACATAATAAAAGAAAAAGAAGAAAACCTCTCTGGAGAAGATGTAAGAGAAGGACTTTCTGGAGTCATAAGTGTAAAGCTACCCAATCCCCAATTCGAAGGTCAAACCAAAACTAAACTTGGAAACTCTGAAATAAGAGGAATTGTAGATTCTATAATTTCAGACAAATTAATAAACTTCTTGGAAGAAAGCCCAAAAGATGCCAAGCAGATTCTAGACAAGGCCCTACAAGCCAGAAGAGCAAGAGAAGCAGCTCGCAAGGCGAGAGATTTGACCAGAAAAAAATCAGTTCTAGATACAATGGCACTTCCCGGAAAACTTTGGGACTGTCATCTTTCAGATATAGGACAAAATGAAATCTTTCTAGTCGAAGGAGATTCTGCCGGCGGCACTGCGAAAACAGGAAGAGACTCAGAAATTCAAGCCATCCTCCCACTTAGAGGAAAGATAATGAACGTAGAAAAGGCTAGACTTGACAAGATTTTAAATTCAGAAGAAATAAAAAATATGATCACAGCCTTTGGTACGGGTATAGGAGACGATTTCTCATTAGAAGGCTTGAGATATGGAAAGATAATAATAATGACAGATGCCGATGTAGACGGTGCTCATATAATGACCCTACTTTTGACATTCTTCTTTAGATACATGAGACCCCTCATAGAAGAAGGTCATGTCTATGTGGCAAAATCACCCCTATTTGGAATAAAAAGAGGGGAAAAAGTCATAAGATATTGCTACTCTGAAGAAGAACTTGACTCAGCCATGAAAGAACTTGGCAGAGAAAAGAATTACAAAATTTCCAGATACAAGGGACTTGGAGAAATGAATGCCGACCAACTTTGGGAGACCACAATGAATCCAGACTCGAGAATTTTGATAAAAGTCCAAATAGAAGACTTAGTAGAAGCAGATGAAGTATTCTCAACCCTTATGGGATCAGAAGTAGACCCCAGAAGAGAATTTATTCAAGAAAATGCAATTTACGCCACAAACATAGATGCATAG
- the rpmH gene encoding 50S ribosomal protein L34 → MKRTFQPKNKSRKREHGFRARMRTKNGRAVLKARRRKGRKRLSA, encoded by the coding sequence GTGAAAAGAACATTTCAACCAAAAAATAAGTCTAGAAAAAGAGAACACGGTTTTAGAGCTAGAATGAGAACTAAAAACGGTCGTGCTGTTTTGAAGGCTAGAAGAAGAAAGGGTAGAAAGAGACTTTCCGCATAA
- the rnpA gene encoding ribonuclease P protein component, with protein MKKSRDFDSVYGKRNIFGNRNLTFYMKKNRMGHPRLGFSISKKVGNAVTRNLLKRRLKSIYRQYKDILNLGVDGVIVVKKSCVDISYKELEGSFVHVIRGGLKKFKR; from the coding sequence TTGAAAAAGAGTCGAGACTTTGATTCGGTTTATGGAAAGAGAAATATTTTCGGAAACAGAAACCTCACTTTTTACATGAAAAAAAATAGAATGGGTCATCCTAGATTGGGATTTTCCATTTCTAAAAAGGTCGGCAATGCCGTTACTAGAAACTTGCTAAAAAGAAGGCTCAAGTCCATATATAGACAATATAAGGATATTTTGAATTTGGGAGTCGATGGGGTAATTGTAGTAAAAAAAAGCTGCGTAGATATTTCTTATAAAGAATTGGAGGGCTCTTTTGTTCACGTTATAAGGGGTGGCTTAAAAAAATTTAAGAGGTGA
- a CDS encoding SigB/SigF/SigG family RNA polymerase sigma factor yields MSEKLQEEKTLSKDKRRELFLEYYKTKDKKIRNILIEEHLYIAEILAKKYMGRGIDYDDIFQVASMGLIYAVDRYDPEKGFEFSSFATPTIIGEIKKYFRDKGWTIRVPRRIQELSQKINLAKSQLTQIKQRKPSIEDIADYIGASPEEIIESMEASKVYTPRSLDMVYDSSADDKEVNLGDLIGVEEDYFDRIEINDFLKEFFKTLTENEKTILIDRYFNKKTQASIAEKLNISQMTVSRVEKKIIEKIKKEINKTIEV; encoded by the coding sequence ATGAGTGAAAAGCTGCAAGAAGAAAAGACCCTCAGCAAAGACAAGAGGAGAGAGCTTTTCTTAGAATATTATAAGACAAAAGACAAGAAAATCAGAAACATACTCATAGAAGAACACCTCTACATAGCTGAAATACTTGCAAAAAAATACATGGGTAGGGGAATAGACTATGACGACATCTTTCAAGTCGCCTCCATGGGACTTATATATGCAGTCGACAGGTATGACCCGGAAAAAGGATTTGAATTTTCAAGCTTTGCCACCCCGACCATAATAGGGGAAATAAAAAAATATTTCAGAGACAAGGGCTGGACCATAAGAGTGCCAAGGAGAATCCAAGAACTCTCACAAAAAATAAACCTTGCCAAAAGTCAGCTAACACAAATAAAGCAGAGAAAACCCAGCATAGAAGACATAGCAGACTATATAGGAGCAAGTCCAGAAGAAATAATAGAAAGCATGGAAGCCTCAAAAGTCTACACACCCCGCTCTCTAGACATGGTCTATGACTCATCAGCAGATGATAAAGAAGTCAATCTAGGAGATCTCATAGGAGTCGAAGAAGACTACTTTGACAGGATAGAAATAAATGATTTTCTCAAAGAATTTTTCAAAACTTTGACCGAAAACGAAAAGACCATCCTAATAGACAGATATTTCAACAAAAAAACCCAAGCCTCCATAGCAGAAAAGTTGAACATATCGCAGATGACAGTTTCCAGAGTGGAAAAGAAAATAATCGAAAAAATAAAAAAAGAAATAAATAAAACAATAGAGGTTTGA